Proteins encoded within one genomic window of Candidatus Methylomirabilota bacterium:
- the rpiA gene encoding ribose-5-phosphate isomerase RpiA: MAGTLTDKDAAALAAHALGFVSAGQTIGLGTGRAAKAFIHALGHAVQSGLRVAGVPTSEATAALARELGIPLISLDDGSSIDLAVDGADEVDPRLDLIKGYGGALLREKVVAAAARRLVILVGREKLVDTLGTRGKLPVEVAPFAVGFCRARLAAIGLAPVLRGTGAAIFRTDNGNQVLDCAVGPISDVRELDARVRAIPGIVGTGLFLGMAHVVLVGHEGRITTMTRP; this comes from the coding sequence ATGGCGGGGACGCTGACCGACAAGGACGCCGCAGCCCTGGCAGCGCACGCTCTGGGCTTCGTGAGCGCCGGCCAGACCATCGGGCTCGGCACCGGCCGGGCCGCGAAGGCTTTCATCCACGCCCTCGGCCACGCGGTGCAGTCCGGCCTCCGCGTCGCCGGCGTCCCCACCTCGGAGGCCACGGCGGCGCTTGCGCGCGAGCTGGGCATCCCGCTGATCTCGCTCGACGACGGATCCTCGATCGATCTCGCCGTGGATGGGGCGGACGAGGTCGACCCTCGCCTGGACCTGATCAAGGGCTACGGCGGCGCGCTCCTGCGCGAGAAGGTGGTCGCCGCGGCGGCGCGGCGGCTCGTCATCCTGGTCGGGCGCGAAAAGCTGGTGGACACGCTCGGGACCCGGGGGAAGCTGCCGGTCGAGGTCGCCCCGTTCGCCGTCGGCTTCTGCCGCGCCCGCCTCGCCGCGATCGGGCTCGCGCCCGTGCTGCGCGGGACGGGCGCCGCGATCTTCAGGACCGACAACGGGAATCAGGTCCTCGATTGCGCCGTCGGGCCTATCAGCGATGTGCGCGAGCTGGACGCCCGCGTGCGGGCCATTCCGGGCATCGTGGGCACCGGGCTGTTCCTCGGCATGGCGCACGTCGTGCTCGTGGGCCACGAGGGCCGGATCACGACGATGACGAGGCCCTGA